The sequence below is a genomic window from Halarchaeum grantii.
CCTCTGGCGCAAGACCCTCACGCGGCTCTTCGAGACCGGCCACCCGTGGATCACGTTCAAGGACCCCTGTAACGTCCGCTCGCCGCAGGACCACGCGGGGACGATCCACTCCTCGAACCTCTGCACGGAGATCACGCTGAACACGAGCGAGGAGGAGACGGCGGTCTGCAACCTCGGGAGCGTCAACTACGAGACGCACGTCGAGAACGCGGAGCTCGACCGCGAGCGCCTCGGCGACACCATCGAGACGGCGATGCGGATGCTCGACAACGTCGTCGACCTCTGCTTCTACCCGACGGAGAAGGCCGAGCGCTCGAACATGCGCCATCGCCCCATCGGCCTCGGGACGATGGGCTTCCACGCCGCGCTCATGGAGTGCGGGATTCCGATGAACTCCTCGGAGGCCATCGAGAAGGCGAACCGCTGGCAGGAGCTCGTCTCCTACCACGCGATCCTCGAGTCCTCGCGGCTCGCGAAGGAGCGCGGCACCTACGACTCCTACGAGGGGTCGAAGTGGGACCGGGGCGTCCTCCCGCAGGATACCGTGGACCGCCTCGAGGAGACCCGTGGCCGCGAGATCCCCACCGACCGGGAGGAGACGCTCGACTGGTTCGTCGTCCGCGAGCACGTCGACGAGCACGGGATGCGCAACTCGAACACGATGGCCATCGCGCCGACGGCGACCATCTCCACGATCAACGGCACGACGCCGTCCATCGAGCCCATCTACTCGAACCTCTACGTGAAGTCGAACATGAGCGGCGACTTCACGGTCGTCAACGACCGCCTCGTCGAGGACCTGAAGGAACTCGACCTGTGGACCGAGGAGACGCGCGACCGCATCAAGTTCCACGACGGCTCCATTCAGGAACTCGAGGCGGTGCCCGAGGACCTGAAGGAACTCTATCGCGGCGCCTTCGAGATCGACCCGCGCCACCAGCTCGACCTCACCGCCCACCGGGGGACGTGGATCGACCAATCGGTCTCGCACAACGTCTTCTTCCCGAGCACGGACGGGAGCCTGCTCGACGACGTCTATACGCGCGCGTGGGAGATGGGCGTGAAGACGACGTACTACCTGCGGACGCTCGGTGCCTCCCAGATCGAGAAGTCCACGCTCGACATGGACGAGTACGGGAAGACCCAGCACCGCGACGACGACGCGACGGCCGCGACGGACGGCGGTGAGCGAACCGACGACGACACAGAGCTCTGCGCGGTCGAAGACCCGACCTGCGACGCCTGCCAATAACACCCACTATACCGCTATGCCTGTCCTGAACCACGACGACGAGCACGACCCGAACAAGATACTGCCCATCGACTACGACTGGGCGCGCGAGTACTACGAGGCCGGCGTGAACAACAACTGGGTGCCGGAGGAGATCCCGATGCAGGACGACGTCGCCCAGTGGCAGGGCGACGCGCTCTCCGAGGCCGAACGCCAGCTCGTCGAGTGGAACCTCGGGTTCTTCTCGACGGCCGAATCCCTGACGGCGAACAACATCGTCCTCGCCATCTACGACTACGTGACGGCGCCGGAGTGTCGCCAGTACCTCCTCCGGCAGGCCTACGAGGAGGCGATTCACACGGACACCTTCATCTACTGCTGTGACTCGCTGGGCTTCGAGCCCGACTACCTCTACGGGATGTACGACCGCATCCCCGCCATCCAGCAGAAGGACGAGTTCGTCGTCGACCTGACGCGCGCCGTCGACGACCCCGACTTCGAGTTGGAGACGGAGGATGACGTCCGCGACCTCCTGCGCGACCTCGTCGGCTTCTACGTCGTCATGGAGGGCCTCTTCTTCTACGCGGGGTTCGCGATGATGCTCGGGCTGAAGCGCCAGAACAAGATGGTGGGCGTCGGCCAGCAGTTCGAGTACATCATGCGCGACGAGTCCCTCCACGTGGGCTTCGGCGTCGACCTCATCAACCAGATCCGCGAGGAGAACCCCGGCGTCTGGACCGACAGCTTCGACGAGGAGATCCGGGAGATGATCACGGAGGCCGTCACCCTCGAGCAGATATACGCCCGCGAGGCCTGCCCGCAGGAGGTCTTCGGGATGAGCCCCGAGCAGTTCGCGGAGTACGTCGAGTACGTCGCGGACCGCCGCTTCGGCCAGCTCGACATGGCCGAGGAGTACGGGACGGCCAACCCCTTCCCGTGGATGAGCGAGCAGGTCGACCTGAACAAGGAGAAGAACTTCTTCGAGACGCAGGTCACCGAGTACCAGTCCGGCGGCAGCCTCGACTGGTAGCGAGCGCGCGGACGGCCCGCGCGCTCGGCGGTCGGCGAGCGCATCGCGGTCCGGTCGCGACCTGAGCGGTCGCCCCCCGCATCCGGTCGCGTGACGGCTCTGCGACAGATTTATCTGATAGTCCGATGACGCCTCGGCTATGTTGGGTGATAGCAGTTGTCGCTAGTCGACTCGACGCGGCCGGAGACGCGACGCGAGCGCTACGGGCAGATGGCGGACGCCGCCGACCGACGGTTCGCCGTCGGTGCGGTCGCCGTCCCGCTCGCGCTCCCGGTCGTCGGCTACCTCTCGGGGAGCGTGGAGTTGATGTTCGCCGTCCACCTCTTCCTCGGGGCGTTCTGGTTCGGGACGTCCGTCATCGGCGCGGTCGTCCTCGGGCCCGTGATGGGCGGCCTCTCCGAGGACGCGAACGCCGAGTTCGCGCGCGGGTTCGTGCCGAAGATGACGCTCCTCATGGAGCCGCTCTCCGTCGGTGTCATCGGCTCCGGCATCGGCCTCGCGGCCATGTTCGGAATGTGGGCGTCACCCACGCCCGCGCTCTGGGCGGCGCTCGGCCTCGGCATCGCGCTCCTCGTCCTCGGCTTCGGGCCGCTCCACACCTTCACCATCGGGATGTTTGACGAGCTCGCCGCCGCCGACACCGACCACGAGCGCCTCGCTGAGTTGAACGCGAGGTACGGCATGCTGAGCATGGTCGAACTCGTCCTGATGCTCGCCATCGTCGCGTCGATGTCGGGGCTCCGCTGGGGGTACTGAGCGCCGGCGTGAACCCCGGCCGTGGACTACGGCCCTGCGCGCTCCTCGCGGCGCTCGGCGCGAGCGCGCTCACCGGGTGCTCGTTATCACGGACGACCAGCAGGAGACGACGGACGCACCGACGCCGACGCCGGACGGCGTGATGGAGAGCGAGCGGCCGGCGTGGGAGCGCGCGGACCTCCGGAGGTACGGGGTCGCAGTGCGAGTCGGCGACGAGCGCCACCGCGTGACGCGTGCGCTGACGGACGCGACGGGCGGGACGCGCCGGACGATTTCGCTCTAGGCGGGCACGGTCACGCCGAACGCCTGCCGGGCCTGCAGGAGGCTGACGTAGTCGCTCCGGGTGACGATGCCGACGCGCTCGCCGTCGTGCTTGACGAACGCCGCGCCGACGTTCCCTTCGTTCAGGACGGCGAGCGCCTCGAAGGCGTCCGCGTCGCGCTCGACGGTCGGGAGGTCGCTGCGCATCACTTCCTCGACGTGATAGGCGTCGCGCTCGACGTCACGCACCTGCTTGAGCGCGGCCATCGCGACGAGGCCGACGACGGCGCCGTCGCGCGTGACGGCGTACTCGGTGCGCCGGTCGGCGAGCATCCGGTCGGCGAACGACTGCACGCTCGCCTCCGCGTCGATGGTCGGCGTGTCCGCGACGACGTCGCCGACCGTCAGGCCCTCGAGGAGGTCGTCGAGGAGCACGGTTCGGGACTCGCCGGTCGCGGCGCTGTAGACGAACCACGCGAGCAGGAGGAAGAGCGGGCTGAAGTAGAGGACGCCGAAGACGGCGAACGCGACGGCGAACGCGACGCCGACGCGCGCGGCCGTCCGGGTGGCGACGGCGTAGGGCCGCGAGCGCGCGAGGTAGGCGCGGAGGACGCGCCCGCCGTCCATCGGGAACGCGGGCAGGAGGTTGAAGCCCGCGAGGAGCGCGTTACTGATGGCGAGCCAGCCGACGATGAAGCCGACGACCGGGAGCGAGGCGGGGACGGCGTAGAGGCCGAGATAGCAGACGGCGGCGACGAGCAGGCTGGTGACGGGGCCGGCGAGCGCGATGGTGAACTCCTTCTCGGGCTCGCGGGGGATGTTCGAGAGGCTCGCCAACCCGCCGAGGAGCCAGAGCGTGATGGACTCGGTCTGGACGCCGTAGCGCGCCCCCGCGTAGGCGTGCCCGAGTTCGTGGAGGGCGACGCCGACGAAGAGGCCGACGGCGGCGAAGACGCCGATGAGCCACGGGTTCGAGCCCGCGTGCAGCACCTCGACGGCGAACGCCGTCGGCGCGACGGCGTTGACGATGCCGGCGTAGGCGTCGATCTGCGCCTCGGAGCCGAGGAGCCACGCGAGGATGGGGAGGAAGACGACGAGCGAGAGGTCGATTCGGATGGGGATGTCCCACACCCGGCCGACGGTGAACTTGCGCATCACCGGACGAACGTGGGGCGGACAGTAATAGCCACCGGCGACGGCCGCGTTCCGCTCAGCCGTCCTCGGTCGGGGCGCCGAGTGAGGCGCGCGTACGCGCGGAGGCGGTCGGCGTCCCCTCGCGCCCGCGCTCACTCCTTCTCCGTGCGCTCGAACCCCTCGGGTTCGTCCACGAGCCCCCACGCCGCGCCGAGCGAGTGCAGCGAGACGACGAGCGGGTAGAGCGGCACCGCGAGCAGGTGCCGGTAGCCGAGGCCGCCGTAGTAGCGCCACGCGCGAACCAGCCAGACCAGCGTGTACGCGAGCAGTCCCCACGAGAGCACGTGATAGAGCCCGCGATACGGCATCGTCCCTGGGAGCAGGCCGAGGAAGAGGAGGAGGAACGGCGCGACCGGCGAGAACGCCCACGTGACGTTCCGGAGAGCGAAGAGCGCCCAATAGCGCTTCGGGAGGACGGGTTCGTCGCGCAGCGACCCCGCGAGCCAGCGGCGGCGTTGCTCGACGAGCGCCCGGACGGACGGGGGCGCCTGATTCCGGAAGCGGTCCGGGAGGACGACGTACTCCGCGCCGTGTTCGAGGACCGCGCGCCAGACGAAGACGGTGTCCTCGATGAGCGTCGGGTACGCCCACCCCACGTCGTCCTCGACGCTCGCGCGGACCGCGATGCCGCCGCCCCACGCGTAGAGCGGCACGCCGGGGAGCCCGAAGCCCTGCTGTTCGGCCTGATAGCCGATGCGGACGAGCTCGCACCAGAACGCGAGCGTCGAGCCGGTGTACTCGGGCCACTCGCGGAACTGGACGACGTCCGCGTCCGGGAACCCCTCGAACTCGCGGACGTGCGTGTCCTCGTCGAGGAAGAGCACGAACTCGCGCTCGCAGGAGAGCTCGCGGCGCGCCCACTCGAGCGCGCGACCCTTGTCCGAGGCGTCGCACGTGAAGGAGTCGGGGACGACGTGCACCGTCGCGCCCGCGACGTCGATGGGCGCCTCGGCGATGACGTGTCGCTCGCCGGGCGCGACGCCGTCCGGAATGGCGTCGACGGTCTCCTGCACGACGTCCTCGGCGTCGACGGTGAGGATGCGTATCTGGCAGGCCTCGGGCCCGTAGACGACGTCCGGCGGCTCGTACTCGCGATGGGACTGGACCAGCTCGTACGTCCAGAAGAGCGTCGCGCCGCCGTAGATGCCGAGGAAGAGCCAGAGCGCGGCGTACGCCACGGGCTGGAGGACGGAGACGACGAACGGGTGCATCGTCTCGTGGAGGGTGAGGAACGCCGCGCTCAGGAGCGCGAGCGCGAACACGGCCGCGAGGAGGCGGTCCGGTGCGACGGGGAGCCTGCGCATCCGAGTAGTGCCACGTGTTCGGCGCGCGTCCGGATTAACCGTGCGATCGGCCGCTTCGGCCGGGTGAGCGACGCTCGGCTCGGACTAGCGCTCGCGCGACCCCTCGACCACCGTCCCCTCGGCCACGGCGAAGCCCGCGCGGAGGAGGACGGCGGTGCTCACGAGGCCCGCCCAGAGGACGAGGTGGACGAGCGCGACCGACGCGCTGTCCGCGCTCACGGCGAGCGGGGCGCCGAGCGCGAACGACGCCGTCTGCGCGACGAGACCGAGACAGACCACGGCGACGACGGCGTCCGCGAGGCGCCACGCCGTCGGCCCGTCCCCGCGTGCCGCGCGCGCCGCGAACGCGACGCCGAAGCCGAGCGTCGCCGCCGCGACGACGGCCGCCATCGCGTCGTGCGACCACCGACCGAAGAGGTCGGGCACGAGCGCGACCACCAGGAAGTACGCGCCGAACGCCCCGATGACAGCGGCTGCGACGGCCGCAGCGAACCGGCGGGAGGCGAGTGTCTGCACGTTCACGGTGGACGTTGCCCCCCGCGCGGGTTAGTCCGTTCGGAACGCGCTCGCGACAGTTTCGGACCGTTCACGACCGTTTAGCGCCCGGAACGCGTCTGAACGACGCTCACGCTTTTTGGGTGTCCCCCTCCTGTCGACGCGTATGACCGACTCGGAGCGGACGGTGCTCGTCGTCGACGACGACCGGGCGTTCGCGACCCTCACCGCGACCCACCTCCGCGAGGCGCTCCCGGGCGTCGACGTCGAGGTGCGCGTCGACCCGCGCGCCGCCATCGAGTCCCTCGGTCGCGCCGACGCGGTCGTGAGCGACCACGAGATGCCCGCGATGACCGGTCTCGACCTGCTGTGCGTCGCGCGGCGTCGCGCGGGCGACCTCCCCTTCGTCCTCTTCACGGGCTGTGAGTCGGCGGCCGTCCGCGAGGGTGCCGACGCGGCTGGCGCGACCGGGTACGTCAGCAAGCACGAATGCCACGCCTTCGATGCGGTGGTCCGAGCCGTCTCGGCGTCGCTCGACGCACGCGTGGAGGCGACGCCGTAGCCGACGCTCGGGGGCGAGGAAAACGGAAGGATGCCGTCCCGCCGATTCAGTCGGCCGGCTCCTGCACTTCGAGGAGCTCCTTGTAGCGCGAGCGGATGGTGACGCGCGCGACGTTCGCCACCTCGCTCACGTCCTCCTGCGTGACGGAGCGGTTCGTGAGGCGCGCGGCGGCGTAGACGGCCGCCCCCGCCATCGTCGTCGGGCTCTTCCCGCTGTGAACGTTCGCCTCGATGGCGGTGTCGAGGAGGTCGCGGGCGACGCGCACCGTCTCGCTCGGCAGGTCGAGGTCGCTCGCGTAGCGCTCGACGTACTCGCGCGGGTCCGTCGGCGGGACTTCGAGGCCGAGCTCGCGGCTCACCTGCCGGTAGGCGCGCTGGACGCGCAGGCGGTCGACCCGCGAGACGGTCGCCACCTCGTCGAGACTGCGGGGGACGCCGGCCTGCCGGGCGGCCGCGTAGACGCTCGCCGTCGCGACGGACTCGATGGAGCGCCCGCGCAGGAGGTCTTCGTCGAGCGCGCGCCGGTAGACGACGCCGGCCGTCTCGCCGACGCTCTTCGGGAGGCCGAGCGCGCTCGTCATCCGCTCGACCTCGCCGAGCGCCTGCTTCAGGTTCCGCTCCTGGTCGTCGCGGGCGCGGAAGCGCTCGTCCCACTTGCGCAGGCGTGCGAGCTGGCGGCGCTTGCGCCCGGAGAGGCGCTGGCCGTAGGCGTCCTTGTCCTGCCAGCCGATGACGGAGCTCAGTCCCTTGTCGTGCATGAGGTTCGTCGTCGGAGCGCCGACGCGGGACCGGCTCTCGTCGCCGTCATCGAACGAGCGCCACTCGGGGCCGCGGTCGACGACGTCCTCGTCGACGATGAGCCCGCACTCCCGACAGGAGACCTCCCCGCGCGCGGCGTCGCGTTCGAGCCCCGCCCCGCATTCGGGACAGACGTCCGCACGCTCGGTGGTCGTGTCGCTCGTTTCGCGTTCTCGGCCGACGGCCGTAGTCGTTGCCTGCATGATGGGTCACCCCGGTCGCGTACGTGGACCAACGGCCGGGTGTGTCATAGTACCGCAACCAGATTCCCGACTTCTGAGAATCGCAGACTGCGTCGGGGGCCGTCGGTGGCGAGGGGCGCATTGTGGCGAGCGCAACGACTATACTCCCGTGTGGGAAACCCACGGGTGCGATGCCCACGTGTGACCGCTGCGGTGGCTCGCCACGACAGCTCTGGAAACACACCGAGCGCGGGTTCGACGGCTACGTCTGCGCGGAGTGCCACCCCGCCGTCGGTGACGGCCTCACGTTCGTCTCCTGAGCGGTTTCACGACACGGTGTCGCGGTGACTGCTCGCGTTTTCGCGCCGCCGAGCGACGCGGCCGCGCTTCGACACGCACAAGCCGTCCCGCCCACGAACGCGGAGTAGAGCCACAGCCATGACGTGCCCGTCAGCGTTCCGACCGGAGGGGTATCGACGATGAGTAGCGACGACCTCGACTTCGACCCGCTCTCCTACGAGGACCTCCCCGAGGAGCGCCGGCCCGCGATCTGGCAGGCGCTCGTGCCCGTCGTCGGGATGCTGTTCTTCCTCGGCGTCGGGAAGCTCGTCTTCGACCTCGACCCGCAGTTCCCCCTGCTACTGGGGATCGCGTTCACCGCGCTCTGCGCGCGCTGGTGGTTCGACCTCTCGTGGCGCGACCTCTACGACGGCGCGGCGGACAGCATCGTGATGGGCCTGCAGGCGGTGCTCATCCTCTTCGTCGTCTACGCGCTCATCGCGACGTGGATCGCGGCGGGGACGATTCCCGCGATCATGTACTACGGCCTCGGCCTCCTCACCCCCAAGGTCTTCCTCCCGGTCGCCGCAGTCCTCGCGGCCGTCGTCGCGTTCGCAATCGGCTCCTCGTGGACGACGGCGGGGACGCTCGGCGTCGCGTTCATCGGCATCGGCCACGGCCTCGGCATTCCCGCGCCGATGACCGCCGGCGCGATCCTCTCCGGCGCGTACGCCGGCGACAAGCAGAGCCCGCTCTCCGACACCACCAACCTCGCCGCCGCCGCGACCGAGACCGACCTCTTCGAGCACGTCGACGCGATGCGCGTCGGCACCCTCATCGCGTTCGCCATCGCCGTCGTCGCCTACGCCGTCCTCGGCCTCCGCGCCGGCGGCGCCATCCCCGCCGGGCAAGTCGAGTCGATTCGCGGCGCGCTCGCCGGGAGCTACGACGTCGGCCTCTACGTCCTCCTCCCGCTCGTCATCACGTTCGCGCTCGCGCTCTACGGCATCCCCGCGCTCCCGTCGCTCGGCACCGGCGTCTTCGCGGGCATCCTCACGACCATCGTCTTTCAGGGCAGTCCGGTCGTCACCACCGACCCGCTCGCGTTCCACCCCGGACCGATCACGCGCGCGTTCAGCATCGCACAGAGCGGGACGTCCCCCGACACGGCGTCCGACCTCGTGAACTCGCTCCTCGGCTCCTCGGGGCTCACGGGCGCGTCGTGGGTCGTCACCATCGTCCTCGCGGCGCTCGCGCTCGGCGGGATGCTCACGCGCTCCGGCGTCCTCGCCGCCGTCGCACACGCCATCGCGAAGCGCGCGCGCTCGGTCGGCTCGCTCACCGCGACGACGGCCGTCACCGCGTTCTCCATGAACGTCCTCGCCGCCGACCAGTACATCAGCATCGTCGTCCCCGGGATGACCTATCGCGGCCTCTACGACGACTTCGGCCTCGACTCCGCGAACCTCTCACGCGCCGTCGAGGCCGCCGGCACCACGACGAGCGCGTTCGTCCCGTGGAACTCCGGCGGCGTCTACATGGCGGGCGTCCTCGGGGTCGTCCCCATCGGCCTCGACCTCACCACCTCGGGCGGCCTCGGCTTCCACGTCCTCGGCTACGCCCCCTACTACTTCTTCGGCTTCCTCAGCCCCGCCATCCTCCTCGTCATGGGCTTCACCGGGTGGCGCATCCGCACGAAGGAAGGCGTCGAGACGCCCGAACCCGGCGCGGGGACGGGCGAGCACTGACCACTAGCTTTCTTGTCGCCTCGCGGGCATCGTCGAAGTGCGATGCCCTCCACCACCAGACGCGCCCTCCTCTGCGGCGTCGGTACCGCCGCCGTCGGCGCGCTCGCCGGCTGTAGCGCGTCCGAGACGCACAGTTCGCCGCCCGACGGCGGCACGCTCGTCACCGACTACACGGCCGTCGTCACCCGCTCGACGGGCGAGCGCGCGCCCGTCGTCGCGCCCCGCGAGGACACCGACGAGGCGGCGACGACCACGGAGCCGTTCACCATCCATTCCTTCGAGAGCGAGTCCGACGCCGAGGCGCTGGCGCTCGCGGACGACGCCTCGAACGCCGCCGCAGTCCGACGTCTCGTCGCGGAGACCGACTACGCGAGCGAGTCCGTCATCGCCTACCAGACGCGCATCGGCGAGTGCTACCGGCTGGCGGTGCAGTACGTCGCCCGCGACCCGGACGGGAGCCCGAACGTGGAGTGCTGTCGCGTCGTCCGCGACGCCCACACCGCCTGCGAGCGCCGCGAGCGCGACCACGCGGCCGCGTTCGTCCGCCTCCCCTTCACCGGTGAGGAGTACCGCGGCCTCTCCGTCGGCTCCGGCGGCGACTGCGGCCGGGTCCCCGAGCGCTACCGGAACGGGAGTGAGTCCACGTGACGCGACGGAGTCGCCGCGCGGTGCTCGCCGCGACCGGCACCGCGCTCACCGGCGCGCTCGCGGGCTGTAGCTCCCTGAACCCGCTCTCGGGCGAGTCCAGCGTCGAGTACGACGAGTCCGCGCTCGCCGAACT
It includes:
- a CDS encoding Na+/H+ antiporter NhaC family protein, whose product is MSSDDLDFDPLSYEDLPEERRPAIWQALVPVVGMLFFLGVGKLVFDLDPQFPLLLGIAFTALCARWWFDLSWRDLYDGAADSIVMGLQAVLILFVVYALIATWIAAGTIPAIMYYGLGLLTPKVFLPVAAVLAAVVAFAIGSSWTTAGTLGVAFIGIGHGLGIPAPMTAGAILSGAYAGDKQSPLSDTTNLAAAATETDLFEHVDAMRVGTLIAFAIAVVAYAVLGLRAGGAIPAGQVESIRGALAGSYDVGLYVLLPLVITFALALYGIPALPSLGTGVFAGILTTIVFQGSPVVTTDPLAFHPGPITRAFSIAQSGTSPDTASDLVNSLLGSSGLTGASWVVTIVLAALALGGMLTRSGVLAAVAHAIAKRARSVGSLTATTAVTAFSMNVLAADQYISIVVPGMTYRGLYDDFGLDSANLSRAVEAAGTTTSAFVPWNSGGVYMAGVLGVVPIGLDLTTSGGLGFHVLGYAPYYFFGFLSPAILLVMGFTGWRIRTKEGVETPEPGAGTGEH
- a CDS encoding site-2 protease family protein: MRKFTVGRVWDIPIRIDLSLVVFLPILAWLLGSEAQIDAYAGIVNAVAPTAFAVEVLHAGSNPWLIGVFAAVGLFVGVALHELGHAYAGARYGVQTESITLWLLGGLASLSNIPREPEKEFTIALAGPVTSLLVAAVCYLGLYAVPASLPVVGFIVGWLAISNALLAGFNLLPAFPMDGGRVLRAYLARSRPYAVATRTAARVGVAFAVAFAVFGVLYFSPLFLLLAWFVYSAATGESRTVLLDDLLEGLTVGDVVADTPTIDAEASVQSFADRMLADRRTEYAVTRDGAVVGLVAMAALKQVRDVERDAYHVEEVMRSDLPTVERDADAFEALAVLNEGNVGAAFVKHDGERVGIVTRSDYVSLLQARQAFGVTVPA
- a CDS encoding ribonucleotide-diphosphate reductase subunit beta; amino-acid sequence: MSEPTTTQSSARSKTRPATPANNTHYTAMPVLNHDDEHDPNKILPIDYDWAREYYEAGVNNNWVPEEIPMQDDVAQWQGDALSEAERQLVEWNLGFFSTAESLTANNIVLAIYDYVTAPECRQYLLRQAYEEAIHTDTFIYCCDSLGFEPDYLYGMYDRIPAIQQKDEFVVDLTRAVDDPDFELETEDDVRDLLRDLVGFYVVMEGLFFYAGFAMMLGLKRQNKMVGVGQQFEYIMRDESLHVGFGVDLINQIREENPGVWTDSFDEEIREMITEAVTLEQIYAREACPQEVFGMSPEQFAEYVEYVADRRFGQLDMAEEYGTANPFPWMSEQVDLNKEKNFFETQVTEYQSGGSLDW
- a CDS encoding transcription initiation factor IIB, producing the protein MQATTTAVGRERETSDTTTERADVCPECGAGLERDAARGEVSCRECGLIVDEDVVDRGPEWRSFDDGDESRSRVGAPTTNLMHDKGLSSVIGWQDKDAYGQRLSGRKRRQLARLRKWDERFRARDDQERNLKQALGEVERMTSALGLPKSVGETAGVVYRRALDEDLLRGRSIESVATASVYAAARQAGVPRSLDEVATVSRVDRLRVQRAYRQVSRELGLEVPPTDPREYVERYASDLDLPSETVRVARDLLDTAIEANVHSGKSPTTMAGAAVYAAARLTNRSVTQEDVSEVANVARVTIRSRYKELLEVQEPAD
- a CDS encoding response regulator; protein product: MTDSERTVLVVDDDRAFATLTATHLREALPGVDVEVRVDPRAAIESLGRADAVVSDHEMPAMTGLDLLCVARRRAGDLPFVLFTGCESAAVREGADAAGATGYVSKHECHAFDAVVRAVSASLDARVEATP
- a CDS encoding ribonucleoside-diphosphate reductase subunit alpha encodes the protein MSQTQTQTRETVRDVLERAREGHGDVVTDDTLTDLVDEAAHALYEGASTEEVYEAAIDTLTARVERDPVYKRVAADVFLQKYFREVAGEDATGYERDRTYRATFRENIAEMVERDILDERMLTRFDLERLADSLEPDRDGNFEYMALDTLYQRYFLKTADDERMELPQAFWMRVAMGLALEEDDPNARAEEFYDVLSKLEFTPSSPTLFHAGTTHPQLSSCYLTTVPDDLEGIFDAYKEHATLSKWSGGLGNDWTNVRAAGARISSTGVESTGTVPFLRISNDVTGAINRSGKRRGAAAAYLAAWHADYPDFLDLKRNTGDERRRTPDMNTAAWVPDLFMERVQEDEEWTLFSPDEVPELHETYGEEFRERYEAYEEAAREGEIDEYEVVDAADLWRKTLTRLFETGHPWITFKDPCNVRSPQDHAGTIHSSNLCTEITLNTSEEETAVCNLGSVNYETHVENAELDRERLGDTIETAMRMLDNVVDLCFYPTEKAERSNMRHRPIGLGTMGFHAALMECGIPMNSSEAIEKANRWQELVSYHAILESSRLAKERGTYDSYEGSKWDRGVLPQDTVDRLEETRGREIPTDREETLDWFVVREHVDEHGMRNSNTMAIAPTATISTINGTTPSIEPIYSNLYVKSNMSGDFTVVNDRLVEDLKELDLWTEETRDRIKFHDGSIQELEAVPEDLKELYRGAFEIDPRHQLDLTAHRGTWIDQSVSHNVFFPSTDGSLLDDVYTRAWEMGVKTTYYLRTLGASQIEKSTLDMDEYGKTQHRDDDATAATDGGERTDDDTELCAVEDPTCDACQ
- a CDS encoding glycosyltransferase; this translates as MRRLPVAPDRLLAAVFALALLSAAFLTLHETMHPFVVSVLQPVAYAALWLFLGIYGGATLFWTYELVQSHREYEPPDVVYGPEACQIRILTVDAEDVVQETVDAIPDGVAPGERHVIAEAPIDVAGATVHVVPDSFTCDASDKGRALEWARRELSCEREFVLFLDEDTHVREFEGFPDADVVQFREWPEYTGSTLAFWCELVRIGYQAEQQGFGLPGVPLYAWGGGIAVRASVEDDVGWAYPTLIEDTVFVWRAVLEHGAEYVVLPDRFRNQAPPSVRALVEQRRRWLAGSLRDEPVLPKRYWALFALRNVTWAFSPVAPFLLLFLGLLPGTMPYRGLYHVLSWGLLAYTLVWLVRAWRYYGGLGYRHLLAVPLYPLVVSLHSLGAAWGLVDEPEGFERTEKE